A stretch of Gallus gallus isolate bGalGal1 chromosome 2, bGalGal1.mat.broiler.GRCg7b, whole genome shotgun sequence DNA encodes these proteins:
- the ARMC4 gene encoding outer dynein arm-docking complex subunit 2 isoform X5 encodes MGAALARAAQWTAAGSGTGTLEITPLNESLLNQIVKFAEDFSTRHPQEAAFVFREPLEWKTQLGCSAFGEGYEIDEATVQSEAKDEDGQPLLLLTASNLKVRNFDQLSHLLQIAVEKKLKEAQACLEANRDPIVKILGPEYGTVEGEDTSMLRLLEKMKDDDDPQTEMKMKIAILLHQLDIQLLNSSLKHISQDVRLNPAAVNNEVNLLKNFSGKGEDTVLESLEYTSDYTFSNGCRAPPWRQVHGEICYLIIKPHDTDPLCITCSTAGVFLNGGEIKGKDEIDYERKSDVYKDIVTFLRERSPKFVENMAKQEFTFFKEPTYEKDDQHVEAVAKVSGQSPNLDDNTEKNVYEKKRSSAEKSRSTDKKILEPSMKWKNIGLSAAHSDKAAREKEQRRRSTVSGKKKKKVSVISSESVKIQPALQCKTSDVFEEVSESSSETDEDEEQPVRHQEGGTDLPSEYWGIQKLSKYLRGGNPTATVIALCAMRDFNLAQETCQLAIRDIGCLEVLINLLDTEEIKCQIGSLKILKEISQNTLIRHAIADLEGLQIMVKILDSPDTDLKCLAAETIANVARFKRARRTVRHYGGIKRLVGLLDCMSVRSTGLTPYQEKDTEKARCGALALWSCSKSTKNKEAIRKAGGIPLLAKWLKSSHVDILTPVVGILQECASEPSYRLAIRTEGMIENLVKNLSSEHEELQTHCASAIFKCAEDKETRDLVRQHGGLQPLSALLGNSENKRLLAAVTGAIWKCAISEENVSKFREYKVTEALVGLLTDQPEEVLVNIVGALGECCQEPVNRSIIRKCGGIPPLVKLLTGTNQALLVNVTKAVGACATEPENMMIIDRLDGVRLLWSLLKNPNPDVQANAAWAICPCIENAKPTGDA; translated from the exons ATGGGAGCGGCATTGGCAAGAGCGGCGCAGTGGACTGCTGCCGGTTCTGGAACTGGCACGCTTGAAATCACTCCTCTGAATGAATCTCTTTTAAATCAGATTGTTAAGTTTGCAGAGGATTTCAGCACTAGACACCCCCAGGAAGCAGCATTCGTCTTCAGGGAGCCCCTAGAGTGGAAAACACAGTTGGGCTGCTCAGCATTTGGAGAGGGTTATGAGATAGA tgaagcAACTGTTCAGTCTGAAGCCAAAGATGAAGACGGACAACCCTTACTTCTCCTCACAGCCTCAAATCTCAAAGTTCGCAATTTTGACCAGCTGTCCCATTTGCTACAAATTGCtgtagaaaaaaagttaaaggaAGCACAGGCATGCCTtgaag CTAACAGAGATCCTATCGTTAAAATTCTTGGCCCTGAATATGGGACTGTTGAAGGAGAAGATACATCCATGTTGCGTTTacttgaaaaaatgaaagatgatgatgatcctcaaacagagatgaaaatgaaaattgctATTCTTCTTCATCAGCTGGATATACAACTCCTTAACAGttctttaaaacacatttcaca AGACGTAAGACTAAATCCAGCTGCTGTGAATAATGAAGTGAATCTTCTCAAGAATTTCTCTGGGAAAGGAGAGGATACAGTACTGGAATCACTGGAATATACATCAG ATTACACATTCTCTAATGGATGCAGAGCTCCTCCGTGGAGACAAGTGCACGGGGAAATTTGTTACTTAATCATCAAACCACATGACACTGATCCTTTGTGTATCacttgcagcacagcaggagtgTTTTTAAATGGA GGTGAAATAAAGGGTAAAGATGAAATTgactatgaaagaaaaagtgatgtGTATAAAGATATTGTcacatttttaagagaaagatcACCTAAATTTGTGGAAAATATGGCTAAGCAG gaatttacattttttaaagaaccGACATATGAGAAAGATGATCAGCATGTAGAAGCAGTTGCTAAAGTCTCTGGCCAATCCCCAAACCTTGAtgataacacagaaaaaaatgtatatgagaaaaagagaagttctGCTGAAAAAAGCAGATCCACTGACAAGAAGATATTAGAACCATCTATGAAGTGGAAGAATATCGGGCTTTCTGCTGCCCACAG TGACAAagctgcaagagaaaaagaacaacgGAGAAGGAGTACTgtatctgggaaaaaaaaaaagaaagtctctgttatttcttctgaatCTGTTAAAATACAACCAGCTTTGCAATG tAAAACATCAGATGTGTTTGAAGAAGTTAGTGAAAGTTCCTCAGAGactgatgaagatgaagaacagCCTGTACGTCACCAGGAAGGAGGCACTGATTTGCCATCAGAATATTGGGGAATTCAgaagctttcaaaatatttaagg GGAGGTAATCCAACAGCTACTGTAATTGCATTGTGTGCAATGAGAGACTTCAACCTTGCTCAAGAAACTTGCCAGCTGGCCATCAGAGACATTGGATGTCTTGAAGTGTTAATTAATTTGCTTgatacagaagaaattaaatgtcaG aTTGGCTCATTAAAAATCCTGAAGGAAATTAGTCAAAATACACTGATCAGACATGCAATTGCAGATCTTGAGGGCTTACAGATCATGGTGAAAATATTGGACTCTCCAGATACAGATCTAAAATGTTTGGCTGCTGAAACAATTGCTAATGTTGCTAGATTTAAACGAGCACGAAGGACAGTAAGGCATTATGGAGGAATCAAGAGACTG gtTGGGCTGTTGGATTGTATGTCAGTGAGATCAACTGGTCTTACACCATATCAAgaaaaagatactgaaaaagCACGTTGTGGGGCTTTAGCACTCTGGAGCTGCAGCAAAAGTACCAAAAATAAGGAAGCAATCCGTAAAGCTGGCGGCATTCCATTATTAGCTAAGTGGCTTAAAAGTTCACATGTAGACATCCTAACCCCAGTTGTAGGGATATTACAAGAATGCGCCTCAGAG CCAAGTTACAGACTTGCAATAAGAACAGAAGGAATGATTGAAAACCTTGTGAAAAATCTGAGTAGTGAACACGAGGAGCTTCAAACACATTGTGCTAGTGCCATATTTAAG TGTGCGGAAGATAAGGAGACACGTGACCTGGTCAGACAGCATGGAGGTCTACAACCACTGTCTGCTCTACTTGGtaactctgaaaataaaagacttttAGCAGCTGTGACTGGAGCAATCTGGAAATGTGCaatcagtgaagaaaatgtgTCAAA ATTTCGTGAATATAAAGTCACAGAAGCTTTGGTAGGACTGCTCACTGATCAACCTGAAGAAGTTCTTGTAAATATCGTTGGAGCACTGGGGGAATGTTGCCAAGAACCAGTAAATCGATCAATTATCCGTAAATGTGGTGGAATACCACCCCTAGTGAAGTTACTTACTGGAACTAATCAGGCATTACTTGTGAATGTCACGAAAGCAGTGGGAGCTTGTGCAACAGAACCTGAAAATATGAT GATAATTGACCGTTTAGATGGAGTTCGTTTGTTATGGTCATTGCTGAAAAATCCTAATCCAGATGTTCAAGCAAATGCAGCTTGGGCTATTTGTCCTTGCATTGAAAATGCCAAG
- the ARMC4 gene encoding outer dynein arm-docking complex subunit 2 isoform X3 has product MGAALARAAQWTAAGSGTGTLEITPLNESLLNQIVKFAEDFSTRHPQEAAFVFREPLEWKTQLGCSAFGEGYEIDEATVQSEAKDEDGQPLLLLTASNLKVRNFDQLSHLLQIAVEKKLKEAQACLEANRDPIVKILGPEYGTVEGEDTSMLRLLEKMKDDDDPQTEMKMKIAILLHQLDIQLLNSSLKHISQDVRLNPAAVNNEVNLLKNFSGKGEDTVLESLEYTSDYTFSNGCRAPPWRQVHGEICYLIIKPHDTDPLCITCSTAGVFLNGGEIKGKDEIDYERKSDVYKDIVTFLRERSPKFVENMAKQEFTFFKEPTYEKDDQHVEAVAKVSGQSPNLDDNTEKNVYEKKRSSAEKSRSTDKKILEPSMKWKNIGLSAAHSDKAAREKEQRRRSTVSGKKKKKVSVISSESVKIQPALQCKTSDVFEEVSESSSETDEDEEQPVRHQEGGTDLPSEYWGIQKLSKYLRGGNPTATVIALCAMRDFNLAQETCQLAIRDIGCLEVLINLLDTEEIKCQIGSLKILKEISQNTLIRHAIADLEGLQIMVKILDSPDTDLKCLAAETIANVARFKRARRTVRHYGGIKRLVGLLDCMSVRSTGLTPYQEKDTEKARCGALALWSCSKSTKNKEAIRKAGGIPLLAKWLKSSHVDILTPVVGILQECASEPSYRLAIRTEGMIENLVKNLSSEHEELQTHCASAIFKCAEDKETRDLVRQHGGLQPLSALLGNSENKRLLAAVTGAIWKCAISEENVSKFREYKVTEALVGLLTDQPEEVLVNIVGALGECCQEPVNRSIIRKCGGIPPLVKLLTGTNQALLVNVTKAVGACATEPENMMIIDRLDGVRLLWSLLKNPNPDVQANAAWAICPCIENAKLLLAMVGSTDETLQEAAAGCIANIRRLALATEKAKYG; this is encoded by the exons ATGGGAGCGGCATTGGCAAGAGCGGCGCAGTGGACTGCTGCCGGTTCTGGAACTGGCACGCTTGAAATCACTCCTCTGAATGAATCTCTTTTAAATCAGATTGTTAAGTTTGCAGAGGATTTCAGCACTAGACACCCCCAGGAAGCAGCATTCGTCTTCAGGGAGCCCCTAGAGTGGAAAACACAGTTGGGCTGCTCAGCATTTGGAGAGGGTTATGAGATAGA tgaagcAACTGTTCAGTCTGAAGCCAAAGATGAAGACGGACAACCCTTACTTCTCCTCACAGCCTCAAATCTCAAAGTTCGCAATTTTGACCAGCTGTCCCATTTGCTACAAATTGCtgtagaaaaaaagttaaaggaAGCACAGGCATGCCTtgaag CTAACAGAGATCCTATCGTTAAAATTCTTGGCCCTGAATATGGGACTGTTGAAGGAGAAGATACATCCATGTTGCGTTTacttgaaaaaatgaaagatgatgatgatcctcaaacagagatgaaaatgaaaattgctATTCTTCTTCATCAGCTGGATATACAACTCCTTAACAGttctttaaaacacatttcaca AGACGTAAGACTAAATCCAGCTGCTGTGAATAATGAAGTGAATCTTCTCAAGAATTTCTCTGGGAAAGGAGAGGATACAGTACTGGAATCACTGGAATATACATCAG ATTACACATTCTCTAATGGATGCAGAGCTCCTCCGTGGAGACAAGTGCACGGGGAAATTTGTTACTTAATCATCAAACCACATGACACTGATCCTTTGTGTATCacttgcagcacagcaggagtgTTTTTAAATGGA GGTGAAATAAAGGGTAAAGATGAAATTgactatgaaagaaaaagtgatgtGTATAAAGATATTGTcacatttttaagagaaagatcACCTAAATTTGTGGAAAATATGGCTAAGCAG gaatttacattttttaaagaaccGACATATGAGAAAGATGATCAGCATGTAGAAGCAGTTGCTAAAGTCTCTGGCCAATCCCCAAACCTTGAtgataacacagaaaaaaatgtatatgagaaaaagagaagttctGCTGAAAAAAGCAGATCCACTGACAAGAAGATATTAGAACCATCTATGAAGTGGAAGAATATCGGGCTTTCTGCTGCCCACAG TGACAAagctgcaagagaaaaagaacaacgGAGAAGGAGTACTgtatctgggaaaaaaaaaaagaaagtctctgttatttcttctgaatCTGTTAAAATACAACCAGCTTTGCAATG tAAAACATCAGATGTGTTTGAAGAAGTTAGTGAAAGTTCCTCAGAGactgatgaagatgaagaacagCCTGTACGTCACCAGGAAGGAGGCACTGATTTGCCATCAGAATATTGGGGAATTCAgaagctttcaaaatatttaagg GGAGGTAATCCAACAGCTACTGTAATTGCATTGTGTGCAATGAGAGACTTCAACCTTGCTCAAGAAACTTGCCAGCTGGCCATCAGAGACATTGGATGTCTTGAAGTGTTAATTAATTTGCTTgatacagaagaaattaaatgtcaG aTTGGCTCATTAAAAATCCTGAAGGAAATTAGTCAAAATACACTGATCAGACATGCAATTGCAGATCTTGAGGGCTTACAGATCATGGTGAAAATATTGGACTCTCCAGATACAGATCTAAAATGTTTGGCTGCTGAAACAATTGCTAATGTTGCTAGATTTAAACGAGCACGAAGGACAGTAAGGCATTATGGAGGAATCAAGAGACTG gtTGGGCTGTTGGATTGTATGTCAGTGAGATCAACTGGTCTTACACCATATCAAgaaaaagatactgaaaaagCACGTTGTGGGGCTTTAGCACTCTGGAGCTGCAGCAAAAGTACCAAAAATAAGGAAGCAATCCGTAAAGCTGGCGGCATTCCATTATTAGCTAAGTGGCTTAAAAGTTCACATGTAGACATCCTAACCCCAGTTGTAGGGATATTACAAGAATGCGCCTCAGAG CCAAGTTACAGACTTGCAATAAGAACAGAAGGAATGATTGAAAACCTTGTGAAAAATCTGAGTAGTGAACACGAGGAGCTTCAAACACATTGTGCTAGTGCCATATTTAAG TGTGCGGAAGATAAGGAGACACGTGACCTGGTCAGACAGCATGGAGGTCTACAACCACTGTCTGCTCTACTTGGtaactctgaaaataaaagacttttAGCAGCTGTGACTGGAGCAATCTGGAAATGTGCaatcagtgaagaaaatgtgTCAAA ATTTCGTGAATATAAAGTCACAGAAGCTTTGGTAGGACTGCTCACTGATCAACCTGAAGAAGTTCTTGTAAATATCGTTGGAGCACTGGGGGAATGTTGCCAAGAACCAGTAAATCGATCAATTATCCGTAAATGTGGTGGAATACCACCCCTAGTGAAGTTACTTACTGGAACTAATCAGGCATTACTTGTGAATGTCACGAAAGCAGTGGGAGCTTGTGCAACAGAACCTGAAAATATGAT GATAATTGACCGTTTAGATGGAGTTCGTTTGTTATGGTCATTGCTGAAAAATCCTAATCCAGATGTTCAAGCAAATGCAGCTTGGGCTATTTGTCCTTGCATTGAAAATGCCAAG